One Actinosynnema pretiosum DNA segment encodes these proteins:
- a CDS encoding class I SAM-dependent DNA methyltransferase translates to MDFAALRQDATDEDGYFGEAVAAHYDAPGPPGPEVVAAVDVLAELAAGGRALEFAIGTGRIALPLAERGVEVAGIELSRAMLARLRAKPGGDALECAVGDFSTTRVAGGFSLVYLVYNTIQNVTTQDAQVETFRNAAAHLAPGGRFLVENVLPNLRELPRGRTDVPFDSGPDTWAFSRYDIATQSMSNNRFTVRDGRATVSTIPFRYVWPAELDLMARIAGMRLEHRWTDWDRSPFHHESRKHVSVWRKDG, encoded by the coding sequence ATGGACTTCGCAGCGCTGCGACAGGACGCGACCGACGAGGACGGCTACTTCGGCGAGGCGGTCGCCGCCCACTACGACGCCCCCGGCCCACCCGGACCGGAGGTCGTCGCGGCCGTCGACGTGCTCGCCGAGCTCGCCGCGGGCGGTCGGGCGCTGGAGTTCGCGATCGGCACCGGGCGGATCGCGCTGCCGCTCGCCGAGCGCGGGGTGGAGGTGGCCGGGATCGAGCTGTCCAGGGCCATGCTCGCCCGGTTGCGCGCCAAGCCCGGCGGGGACGCGCTGGAGTGCGCCGTCGGCGACTTCTCCACCACGCGCGTCGCGGGCGGGTTCTCGCTGGTGTACCTCGTCTACAACACGATCCAGAACGTCACCACCCAGGACGCCCAGGTCGAGACCTTCCGCAACGCCGCCGCGCACCTGGCCCCCGGCGGCCGGTTCCTGGTCGAGAACGTCCTGCCGAACCTGCGCGAGCTGCCGCGCGGCCGGACCGACGTGCCCTTCGACAGCGGTCCCGACACCTGGGCGTTCTCCCGCTACGACATCGCCACCCAGTCCATGAGCAACAACCGCTTCACCGTCCGGGACGGCCGCGCCACCGTGAGCACGATCCCGTTCCGCTACGTCTGGCCCGCCGAGCTGGACCTCATGGCCCGCATCGCCGGGATGCGCCTGGAGCACCGCTGGACCGACTGGGACCGCTCGCCGTTCCACCACGAGAGCCGCAAGCACGTCTCGGTGTGGCGCAAGGACGGCTGA
- a CDS encoding SDR family oxidoreductase: MGSTERVAIVTGGSRGIGRAVAERLAADGQAVVVNYAGNEEAAREVVEAITARGGRAVAVRGDVGDEADVKALFDAAEEHFGGVDVVVNSAGIMALSPVAELDLAELDRIHRTNVRGAFAVARESANRVRRGGAVVLFSTTVTKTNLPTYAAYAASKAAVETLVPILAKELAGKDVTVNAVAPGPTATELFLNGKSDELVAKLAAQNPMGRLGAPEDIAEVVSALAGGARWVNAQTVFVNGGLA; this comes from the coding sequence GTGGGCAGCACTGAGCGCGTCGCGATCGTCACCGGCGGGTCCAGGGGCATCGGCCGGGCCGTCGCCGAGCGGCTGGCGGCGGACGGGCAGGCCGTGGTGGTGAACTACGCGGGCAACGAGGAGGCGGCGCGCGAGGTCGTCGAGGCGATCACCGCGCGCGGCGGGCGGGCCGTGGCGGTGCGCGGCGACGTCGGCGACGAGGCGGACGTGAAGGCCCTGTTCGACGCGGCGGAGGAGCACTTCGGCGGCGTGGACGTGGTGGTGAACTCGGCCGGGATCATGGCGCTGAGCCCGGTGGCCGAGCTGGACCTGGCCGAGCTGGACCGCATCCACCGCACCAACGTGCGCGGCGCGTTCGCCGTCGCCCGCGAGTCCGCGAACCGGGTGCGGCGGGGCGGCGCGGTGGTGCTGTTCTCCACCACGGTGACCAAGACCAACCTGCCGACCTACGCGGCGTACGCGGCGAGCAAGGCGGCCGTGGAGACCCTGGTGCCGATCCTGGCCAAGGAGCTGGCGGGCAAGGACGTGACGGTGAACGCCGTCGCCCCCGGCCCGACCGCGACCGAGCTGTTCCTGAACGGCAAGAGCGACGAGCTGGTCGCGAAGCTGGCCGCGCAGAACCCGATGGGGCGGCTGGGCGCGCCGGAGGACATCGCCGAGGTGGTGTCGGCGCTGGCCGGTGGCGCGCGGTGGGTGAACGCGCAGACGGTGTTCGTCAACGGCGGTCTGGCCTGA
- a CDS encoding TetR/AcrR family transcriptional regulator — MKRDLTRDRIVAAAYDLLLQGGREAVSTRAVCAASGVQSPTIYRIFGDKDGLLDAVASHGFASYLADKTSLARSADPVDDLRRGWDLHVGFGVANPALYSLIYGDARTGVSSPAARQAADVLAGTVRRIAEAGRLKVAEERAAHLVHSAGCGLTFTLIATPEDERDPELSTTAREAVIAAVATGPAPADAPAGPVGAAIALRAAAPELTALSAGERALLAEWLDRVVAEG; from the coding sequence GTGAAGCGAGACCTGACCCGCGACCGCATCGTCGCCGCCGCCTACGACCTGCTCCTGCAAGGCGGCCGGGAGGCGGTGTCCACGCGCGCGGTCTGCGCGGCGTCCGGGGTCCAGTCGCCCACGATCTACCGCATCTTCGGCGACAAGGACGGCCTGCTCGACGCCGTCGCCAGCCACGGCTTCGCCTCCTACCTGGCCGACAAGACCTCCCTCGCCCGCTCCGCCGACCCCGTCGACGACCTGCGCCGGGGCTGGGACCTGCACGTCGGGTTCGGCGTCGCCAACCCCGCCCTCTACTCGCTGATCTACGGCGACGCCCGCACCGGCGTCTCCTCGCCCGCCGCCAGGCAGGCCGCCGACGTGCTCGCGGGCACCGTCCGCCGCATCGCCGAGGCGGGACGGCTCAAGGTCGCCGAGGAGCGGGCCGCGCACCTGGTGCACTCGGCGGGCTGCGGGCTCACGTTCACCCTGATCGCCACGCCCGAGGACGAGCGCGACCCCGAGCTGTCCACCACCGCGCGCGAGGCGGTCATCGCCGCCGTCGCCACCGGGCCCGCGCCCGCCGACGCCCCGGCGGGACCGGTCGGGGCGGCGATCGCGCTGCGGGCCGCCGCGCCGGAGCTGACCGCGCTCAGCGCGGGGGAGCGGGCGCTGCTGGCCGAGTGGCTGGACCGGGTCGTCGCCGAGGGGTGA
- a CDS encoding beta/alpha barrel domain-containing protein, which translates to MTPFRTFARQLRIRRMHQHGGPRLLLVPLEQPAAGCGSLARTVAEVIDGGADAVVLHKGLLRHVHPESFTSASLVVNLSASTKHAPDSTHLVAHVEEAVRLGADAVCVSVDFGSDGENRQIADLATVAEECDRWNVPLLASVHPRGPEQGSPELLARAAGLAVDLGADLVELPPVADHAAQADVIAGCAIPVLVAVTHHRVDAETVAEARRALAAGSGGITAGQAVADSGDPAALARVLANVVHADAPRGIPSARSRPHGV; encoded by the coding sequence GTGACGCCCTTCCGCACGTTCGCCCGGCAGCTCCGCATCAGGCGGATGCACCAGCACGGCGGCCCCCGCCTGCTGCTCGTCCCCCTGGAGCAGCCCGCCGCGGGCTGCGGCAGCCTGGCGCGGACCGTCGCCGAGGTGATCGACGGCGGCGCGGACGCGGTGGTGCTGCACAAGGGGCTGCTGCGGCACGTGCACCCCGAGTCGTTCACCTCCGCCTCGCTGGTGGTGAACCTCAGCGCCAGCACCAAGCACGCCCCCGACTCCACGCACCTGGTCGCGCACGTGGAGGAGGCGGTGCGGCTGGGCGCGGACGCGGTGTGCGTGAGCGTGGACTTCGGCTCGGACGGCGAGAACCGGCAGATCGCGGACCTGGCCACCGTCGCCGAGGAGTGCGACCGGTGGAACGTGCCGCTGCTGGCCTCGGTGCACCCGCGCGGCCCCGAGCAGGGCTCGCCGGAGCTGCTGGCCCGCGCCGCCGGGCTCGCCGTCGACCTCGGCGCCGACCTGGTGGAGCTGCCCCCGGTCGCCGACCACGCGGCGCAGGCCGACGTGATCGCCGGGTGCGCCATCCCGGTGCTGGTCGCGGTCACCCACCACCGGGTGGACGCGGAGACCGTCGCCGAGGCGCGGCGCGCGCTGGCCGCCGGGTCCGGTGGCATCACGGCCGGGCAGGCGGTCGCGGACTCGGGCGACCCGGCGGCGCTGGCGCGCGTGCTGGCGAACGTGGTCCACGCCGACGCCCCGCGCGGCATCCCGTCCGCCCGCAGCCGCCCGCACGGGGTCTGA
- a CDS encoding NAD(P)-dependent alcohol dehydrogenase, whose product MKAVQYREIGKAPEVVTVPDPEAGPGQVVLEVAAAGVCHSDIAVMEWPAEVYNYGFPLTLGHEGVGKVAALGQGVTGLEVGEMVAVYGPQGCGSCAKCAEGKENYCLRAAELGINPPGLGAPGAMAEYMLIDNARHLVPLGDLDPISAAPLTDAGLTPYHAIKKSLPKLVPGSTAVVIGTGGLGHMAIQILRATTAARVIALDVSKEKLELAAAVGAHETVLSDANATKAVRELTGGLGAEVVLDFVGVGPTVATAAGVVAVEGDLTVVGIGGGTVPVGFGTIPFDVSVSTPYWGSRGELIEVLDLARSGALTVHTETFGIDEAPLAYERLHAGQVRGRAVVLPRG is encoded by the coding sequence ATGAAGGCTGTGCAGTACCGCGAGATCGGCAAGGCCCCCGAGGTCGTCACCGTCCCCGACCCCGAGGCCGGTCCCGGCCAGGTCGTGCTGGAGGTGGCCGCCGCGGGCGTGTGCCACTCGGACATCGCCGTGATGGAGTGGCCCGCCGAGGTCTACAACTACGGCTTCCCCCTCACCCTGGGCCACGAGGGCGTCGGCAAGGTCGCCGCCCTCGGCCAGGGCGTCACGGGCCTCGAGGTCGGCGAGATGGTCGCCGTCTACGGCCCGCAGGGCTGCGGCTCGTGCGCCAAGTGCGCCGAGGGCAAGGAGAACTACTGCCTGCGCGCCGCCGAGCTGGGCATCAACCCGCCCGGACTGGGCGCGCCCGGCGCGATGGCCGAGTACATGCTGATCGACAACGCCCGCCACCTGGTGCCGCTGGGCGACCTCGACCCGATCTCGGCCGCCCCGCTCACCGACGCGGGTCTCACGCCGTACCACGCGATCAAGAAGTCGCTGCCCAAGCTGGTCCCCGGCAGCACCGCCGTGGTCATCGGCACCGGCGGCCTGGGCCACATGGCCATCCAGATCCTGCGCGCCACCACCGCGGCCCGCGTGATCGCGCTGGACGTGTCGAAGGAGAAGCTGGAGCTGGCGGCGGCGGTCGGCGCGCACGAGACCGTGCTGTCCGACGCGAACGCCACCAAGGCCGTGCGCGAGCTGACCGGCGGCCTGGGCGCCGAGGTCGTGCTCGACTTCGTGGGCGTGGGCCCGACGGTGGCCACGGCGGCGGGCGTCGTCGCGGTCGAGGGCGACCTGACCGTGGTCGGCATCGGCGGCGGCACCGTGCCGGTCGGCTTCGGCACCATCCCGTTCGACGTGTCGGTGTCCACCCCGTACTGGGGCAGCCGGGGCGAGCTGATCGAGGTGCTGGACCTGGCCCGGTCCGGCGCGCTGACCGTGCACACCGAGACCTTCGGCATCGACGAGGCGCCGCTGGCCTACGAGCGGCTGCACGCCGGTCAGGTGCGCGGGCGCGCGGTCGTGCTGCCGCGCGGCTGA
- a CDS encoding TetR family transcriptional regulator, producing MSVRPEPVVDGRRQRKTLRTREALASAAVELVVARGLRAVTVEEIADRADVTRRTFSRYFAGKETAVLDGVRADGDRINAALRARPEGEDPVTAYRAAVRDWLDDEDEPAWHRRPGVRDLLRLTEREPTLFGAHHHLRALAEAESVRVLAERMGVPEDDLRPAVVVGAGAGALVAATRLWLFGDEELPVLVDRAFDALVGALAIPTTQWSAP from the coding sequence GTGAGCGTTCGACCAGAGCCGGTCGTGGACGGCCGGAGGCAGCGGAAGACCCTGCGCACGCGGGAGGCACTCGCCTCGGCGGCGGTGGAGCTCGTGGTGGCGCGCGGACTCCGCGCGGTCACCGTCGAGGAGATCGCCGACCGGGCCGACGTCACCCGGCGCACCTTCAGCCGCTACTTCGCGGGCAAGGAGACCGCCGTCCTGGACGGCGTGCGGGCCGACGGCGACCGGATCAACGCCGCCCTGCGGGCCCGCCCCGAGGGCGAGGACCCGGTGACGGCCTACCGCGCCGCCGTCCGGGACTGGCTCGACGACGAGGACGAACCCGCCTGGCACCGCCGCCCCGGCGTCCGCGACCTGTTGCGGCTGACCGAGCGGGAGCCCACGCTGTTCGGCGCGCACCACCACCTCCGGGCTCTCGCCGAGGCCGAGTCGGTGCGGGTGCTCGCGGAGCGGATGGGCGTGCCCGAGGACGACCTGCGGCCCGCCGTGGTGGTCGGCGCGGGCGCGGGCGCGCTGGTGGCGGCGACCCGCCTGTGGCTCTTCGGCGACGAGGAGCTGCCCGTGCTGGTGGACCGCGCGTTCGACGCCCTGGTCGGGGCGCTCGCCATACCTACAACGCAGTGGAGTGCGCCATGA
- a CDS encoding SulP family inorganic anion transporter, whose amino-acid sequence MSFAPARLRALAPDWLRDPKVWRTEVLAGLVVALALIPEAISFSIIAGVDPAVGLHASFTMAVVISVVGGRRAMISAATGAIALVAAPLNHEHGLGHLVAAVVLAGIFQVLLGAVGVAGLMRFIPRSVMVGFVNSLAILIFLAQLPELVDVPWAVYPLLLGGLALLVLLPRLTTAVPAPLVSIVALTLITVGAGIAVPTVGDKGALPSSLPVPGLPDVPLTWGALTTIAPYALAMALVGLMESLMTAKLVDEITDTRSNKTRESIGQGIANIVTGLFGGMGGCAMIGQTMINVKVSGARTRLSTFLAGAFLMVLCVVFGPVVSDIPMAALVAVMVMVSFATFDRHSVAPATLRRMPLGETAVMVVTVACVVATDNLAIGVVVGSVTAMVVFARRVAHLAEVEAVPDPDGAAVVYRVTGELFFASSNDLVGQFDYPNDPDRVIIDLSAAHVWDASSVAALDAIETKYAQRGKTVEITGLNPRSADLHGRLSGALGAGH is encoded by the coding sequence GTGTCCTTCGCCCCCGCGCGCCTGCGCGCACTGGCCCCCGACTGGCTGCGCGACCCCAAGGTGTGGCGCACCGAGGTCCTCGCCGGCCTCGTCGTCGCACTCGCGCTGATCCCCGAGGCGATCTCGTTCTCGATCATCGCCGGGGTCGACCCCGCCGTCGGCCTCCACGCCTCGTTCACGATGGCCGTGGTGATCTCGGTGGTCGGCGGCAGGCGGGCCATGATCTCCGCCGCCACCGGCGCCATCGCGCTGGTCGCCGCCCCGCTCAACCACGAGCACGGCCTCGGCCACCTGGTCGCCGCCGTCGTCCTCGCCGGGATCTTCCAGGTGCTGCTCGGCGCGGTCGGCGTCGCCGGGCTGATGCGCTTCATCCCCCGCTCGGTGATGGTCGGGTTCGTCAACTCGCTGGCGATCCTGATCTTCCTGGCCCAGCTGCCGGAGCTGGTCGACGTGCCGTGGGCGGTCTACCCGCTGCTGCTGGGCGGGCTGGCGCTGCTGGTGCTGCTGCCGAGGCTGACCACCGCCGTGCCCGCGCCGCTGGTGTCGATCGTGGCGCTGACCCTGATCACGGTCGGGGCCGGGATCGCGGTGCCGACCGTGGGCGACAAGGGCGCGCTGCCCTCGTCGCTGCCGGTGCCCGGCCTGCCGGACGTCCCGCTCACCTGGGGCGCCCTCACCACCATCGCCCCGTACGCGCTGGCCATGGCGCTGGTCGGGCTGATGGAGTCGCTGATGACCGCCAAGCTGGTGGACGAGATCACCGACACCCGCTCGAACAAGACCCGCGAGTCCATCGGCCAGGGCATCGCCAACATCGTCACCGGCCTGTTCGGCGGCATGGGCGGCTGCGCGATGATCGGCCAGACGATGATCAACGTGAAGGTCTCCGGGGCCCGCACCCGGCTGTCCACGTTCCTGGCGGGCGCGTTCCTGATGGTGCTGTGCGTGGTGTTCGGCCCGGTCGTGTCGGACATCCCGATGGCGGCGCTGGTCGCGGTGATGGTGATGGTCTCCTTCGCGACCTTCGACCGGCACTCCGTCGCGCCCGCGACGCTGCGCCGGATGCCGCTGGGGGAGACCGCCGTCATGGTGGTCACGGTCGCCTGCGTGGTGGCCACGGACAACCTCGCGATCGGCGTCGTGGTCGGCTCGGTCACCGCGATGGTGGTCTTCGCCCGGCGGGTGGCGCACCTCGCCGAGGTCGAGGCGGTGCCCGACCCGGACGGGGCGGCGGTGGTCTACCGGGTCACCGGGGAGCTGTTCTTCGCCTCCTCCAACGACCTGGTCGGGCAGTTCGACTACCCGAACGACCCCGACCGGGTGATCATCGACCTGAGCGCGGCGCACGTGTGGGACGCCTCGTCGGTGGCGGCGCTGGACGCGATCGAGACCAAGTACGCGCAGCGCGGCAAGACCGTCGAGATCACCGGGCTCAACCCGCGCAGCGCCGACCTGCACGGCAGGCTCAGCGGCGCGCTCGGCGCGGGGCACTGA
- a CDS encoding B3/B4 domain-containing protein has protein sequence MTDAPDLKRFLAGARIDPEVLALRPDYRAALLVVDGIDPAASTALGDALVAEAEASARELLAAGPVEEEPHVAAWREAYRGFGAKPQRTRNSLEALLRRAGDAGLPRVNALTDVYNAISVLHRVPLGGEDLTRYAGSARLVRATGAEEFDTVAGGVEVVEHPEPGEVVWRDDAGVTCRRWNWRQGRRTALTGGTTAALFVLDALAPMDDAALDAAVDHLATALGGLGADVTAATRVVGAV, from the coding sequence ATGACCGACGCCCCCGACCTCAAGCGCTTCCTCGCCGGTGCCCGGATCGACCCCGAGGTGCTCGCGCTGCGCCCGGACTACCGGGCCGCGCTGCTCGTCGTCGACGGGATCGACCCCGCCGCGAGCACCGCCCTCGGGGACGCCCTGGTGGCCGAGGCCGAGGCGAGCGCCCGCGAGCTGCTCGCCGCCGGGCCCGTGGAGGAGGAGCCGCACGTCGCGGCGTGGCGGGAGGCGTACCGCGGGTTCGGCGCGAAGCCGCAGCGCACCCGCAACAGCCTCGAAGCGCTGCTGCGGCGCGCCGGTGACGCCGGGCTGCCCAGGGTCAACGCGCTCACCGACGTCTACAACGCGATCTCGGTGCTGCACCGGGTCCCGCTCGGCGGCGAGGACCTGACCCGGTACGCCGGTTCCGCCCGCCTCGTCCGGGCGACCGGCGCGGAGGAGTTCGACACGGTCGCGGGCGGGGTGGAGGTCGTCGAGCACCCGGAGCCGGGCGAGGTGGTGTGGCGCGACGACGCCGGGGTGACGTGCAGGCGGTGGAACTGGCGGCAGGGGCGGCGCACCGCGCTGACCGGGGGCACCACGGCGGCGCTGTTCGTCCTGGACGCGCTCGCCCCGATGGACGACGCCGCGCTGGACGCCGCCGTCGACCACCTCGCGACGGCGCTCGGCGGGCTGGGGGCGGACGTGACCGCGGCGACCAGGGTCGTGGGCGCGGTGTGA
- a CDS encoding TetR/AcrR family transcriptional regulator: MARAALSAEAVVDIALRLVDEEGEGALTLAAVASRAGVATPSLYKHVRSLAELRALMSARIAAELSDRIGDAALGRSADEAVRALMLAWRDYAKERPHRYSAMLQSSQPLVEQAARRLVEILLGAMRAYGMDEARAVHAVRCLRAAVHGWAVLEAQNAFQWPEELDESYELLVRMVTGGLREG; the protein is encoded by the coding sequence GTGGCTAGGGCGGCGCTGTCGGCGGAGGCGGTGGTGGACATCGCGCTGCGCCTGGTCGACGAGGAGGGCGAGGGCGCGCTGACGCTGGCGGCGGTGGCGTCGCGGGCGGGGGTGGCGACGCCGTCGCTGTACAAGCACGTGCGCAGCCTCGCGGAGCTGCGGGCGCTGATGTCGGCGCGGATCGCGGCCGAGCTGTCCGACCGGATCGGCGACGCCGCGCTGGGCCGCTCGGCCGACGAGGCGGTGCGCGCCCTGATGCTCGCGTGGCGCGACTACGCGAAGGAGCGCCCGCACCGCTACTCCGCGATGCTCCAGAGCTCGCAGCCGCTGGTGGAGCAGGCGGCGAGGCGGCTGGTGGAGATCCTGCTGGGGGCGATGCGGGCGTACGGGATGGACGAGGCGCGGGCGGTGCACGCGGTGCGCTGCCTGCGCGCGGCGGTGCACGGGTGGGCGGTGCTGGAGGCGCAGAACGCGTTCCAGTGGCCGGAGGAGCTGGACGAGAGCTACGAGCTGCTGGTGCGGATGGTGACGGGCGGGCTGCGGGAGGGGTGA
- a CDS encoding ArsB/NhaD family transporter: MKTGDKVAAGVLLAGVACVATGWLPGDQALASLSRVAPLLLFLTGVVVIAELAREALVFDVAATGMAIAARGRPWALFALCVLFAATLTALLNLDTTAVLLTPVLLALAVRTGVPGLPLAMVAVWLANTASLLLPVSNLTNLLAADRVGLTATGFAARMWAPQLASVLVTAGVLWVLHWRKVEPYRVPEPVRPRDRRLFGVSLAACLLFAASIPVVHDGIAFVAAGIALALVAAFAALDRSALRPSLVPWRLLVLVSGLFLLVPALVLHGVGDAVSALVGTGLARTAAVSAGLANALNNLPAYTAVEAALPGADADHLLAVLIGVNAGSVALPWASLATLICLEACARAGVRVPMARFVASGVLVAVLTVAAATGALWLTG; encoded by the coding sequence GTGAAGACCGGCGACAAGGTCGCCGCGGGGGTGCTGCTGGCCGGGGTGGCGTGCGTGGCCACCGGCTGGCTCCCCGGCGACCAGGCGTTGGCGAGCCTGTCCCGCGTCGCGCCGCTGCTGCTGTTCCTGACCGGCGTCGTGGTGATCGCCGAGCTGGCGCGCGAGGCGCTGGTGTTCGACGTGGCCGCCACCGGCATGGCGATCGCGGCGCGCGGCAGGCCGTGGGCGCTGTTCGCGCTGTGCGTGCTGTTCGCGGCGACGCTGACCGCGCTGCTGAACCTGGACACCACCGCCGTGCTGCTGACCCCGGTGCTGCTGGCGCTGGCGGTGCGCACCGGCGTGCCCGGCCTGCCGCTGGCGATGGTGGCGGTGTGGCTGGCGAACACCGCGAGCCTGCTGCTGCCGGTGTCGAACCTGACGAACCTGCTGGCGGCGGACCGGGTCGGGCTGACCGCGACCGGTTTCGCGGCCCGCATGTGGGCGCCGCAGCTGGCGTCGGTGCTGGTGACGGCCGGGGTGCTGTGGGTGCTGCACTGGCGGAAGGTCGAGCCGTACCGGGTGCCGGAGCCGGTGCGACCGCGCGACCGCAGGCTGTTCGGGGTGTCGCTGGCGGCGTGCCTGCTGTTCGCGGCGTCGATCCCGGTGGTGCACGACGGGATCGCGTTCGTGGCGGCCGGGATCGCGCTGGCGCTGGTGGCGGCGTTCGCGGCGCTGGACCGGTCGGCGCTGCGGCCCTCGCTGGTGCCGTGGCGGCTGCTGGTGCTGGTGTCGGGGCTGTTCCTGCTGGTGCCCGCGCTGGTGCTGCACGGGGTGGGCGACGCGGTGAGCGCGCTGGTCGGCACCGGTCTGGCGCGCACGGCGGCGGTGTCGGCGGGGCTGGCGAACGCGCTGAACAACCTGCCCGCCTACACGGCGGTGGAGGCGGCGCTGCCGGGCGCGGACGCGGACCACCTGCTGGCGGTGCTGATCGGGGTGAACGCCGGGTCGGTGGCGCTGCCGTGGGCGTCGCTGGCGACGCTGATCTGCCTGGAGGCGTGCGCGCGGGCCGGGGTGCGGGTGCCGATGGCGCGGTTCGTGGCGTCGGGGGTGCTGGTGGCGGTGCTGACCGTGGCGGCGGCGACGGGGGCGCTGTGGTTGACGGGGTGA
- a CDS encoding metallophosphoesterase: MSAPPKPPAPRRGARRRITLAAVLIAITTLLFAVPWFGLLAPSAQWPWPVTAVGTLVIGGAYVAFPLLMARSLGARRTDRGTRLAHLLLGLVWIAFAWTLVTDLLRLVLAVAGVENPLRARVVAVLLLVLIVVVAVWGNRQAMRVPPVRRADVVLPRLDRAFDGLTIAVIADTHYGAIDRSAWSRGLVERVNGLGADVVVHAGDIADGTVGQRRNQSTPLGDVQAPHRFCVSGNHEYLSNAQAWLEHLAELGWTSLHNQHRVLERDGARLVFAGVDDITAAHSGEPGHRQDLAAALDGAPEGAPVVLLSHQPSEITKAVAAGVDLQLSGHTHGGQIWPFHLLVRLQQPVLSGLSRHGERTLLWTSRGTGFWGPPFRVFAPNEVSLLTLRAG; encoded by the coding sequence ATGTCAGCACCCCCCAAACCCCCCGCGCCCCGCCGCGGCGCCCGGCGGCGGATCACCCTCGCCGCGGTGCTGATCGCGATCACCACGCTGCTGTTCGCCGTCCCGTGGTTCGGGCTGCTCGCGCCGAGCGCGCAGTGGCCGTGGCCGGTGACCGCCGTCGGCACGCTGGTGATCGGCGGCGCGTACGTGGCGTTCCCGCTGCTCATGGCCCGCTCGCTGGGCGCGAGGCGCACCGACCGCGGCACCCGCCTGGCGCACCTGCTGCTGGGCCTGGTGTGGATCGCGTTCGCCTGGACCCTGGTGACCGACCTGCTGCGCCTGGTCCTGGCCGTGGCCGGGGTGGAGAACCCGCTGCGCGCCAGGGTGGTCGCGGTGCTGCTGCTGGTCCTGATCGTGGTGGTCGCGGTGTGGGGCAACCGCCAGGCGATGCGCGTGCCGCCGGTGCGCCGCGCCGACGTCGTGCTCCCCCGGCTGGACCGGGCGTTCGACGGCCTGACCATCGCCGTCATCGCCGACACCCACTACGGCGCGATCGACCGCTCCGCGTGGTCCAGGGGCCTGGTCGAGCGGGTCAACGGCCTGGGCGCGGACGTGGTCGTGCACGCGGGCGACATCGCCGACGGCACCGTCGGGCAGCGCCGGAACCAGTCCACCCCGCTGGGCGATGTCCAGGCCCCGCACCGGTTCTGCGTCTCCGGCAACCACGAGTACCTGTCCAACGCGCAGGCCTGGCTGGAGCACCTGGCCGAGCTGGGCTGGACGAGCCTGCACAACCAGCACCGCGTGCTGGAGCGCGACGGCGCCCGCCTGGTGTTCGCGGGCGTGGACGACATCACCGCCGCGCACTCCGGCGAGCCCGGCCACCGCCAGGACCTGGCCGCCGCGCTGGACGGGGCGCCCGAGGGCGCCCCGGTGGTGCTGCTGTCGCACCAGCCGAGCGAGATCACCAAGGCCGTCGCGGCGGGCGTGGACCTCCAGCTGTCCGGGCACACCCACGGCGGGCAGATCTGGCCGTTCCACCTCCTGGTGCGCCTCCAGCAGCCGGTGCTGTCCGGGCTGAGCCGCCACGGCGAGCGCACCCTGCTGTGGACCAGCCGGGGCACCGGGTTCTGGGGGCCGCCGTTCCGCGTGTTCGCGCCGAACGAGGTCTCCCTGCTGACGTTGCGGGCAGGGTGA
- a CDS encoding TetR family transcriptional regulator, protein MVDFQRARRPEQVQARRAAILDAAEAALEQRPLDAITLRELSCRVGLAKSNVLRYFGTREAVYLEVLRRRWSSWLDGLEPVLRSCAPEPVPYGRAVAVATAVAGALVADPPLCELFGSMASVLERNVDVDAARGFAAAAGRRRDRLAGLVAERLPHLGAAGTRHFAESVVVVTAGLWGRARPTEEVARASADLGLPAADEAFRAALTESLVNQLIGLAARAS, encoded by the coding sequence GTGGTGGACTTCCAGCGCGCCCGCAGGCCCGAGCAGGTGCAGGCGCGCAGGGCCGCCATCCTGGACGCCGCCGAGGCCGCGCTGGAGCAGCGCCCGCTGGACGCGATCACGCTGCGCGAGCTGAGCTGCCGGGTGGGGCTGGCGAAGTCGAACGTGCTGCGCTACTTCGGCACCCGCGAGGCCGTCTACCTGGAGGTGCTGCGGCGGCGCTGGTCGTCCTGGTTGGACGGCCTGGAACCGGTGCTGCGCTCGTGCGCGCCGGAGCCGGTGCCGTACGGGCGGGCGGTCGCGGTCGCGACGGCGGTCGCCGGGGCGCTGGTGGCCGACCCGCCGCTGTGCGAGCTGTTCGGCTCGATGGCCAGCGTGCTGGAGCGCAACGTGGACGTGGACGCGGCGCGCGGGTTCGCGGCGGCGGCCGGGCGGCGCCGCGACCGGCTGGCGGGGCTGGTCGCGGAGCGCCTGCCGCACCTGGGCGCGGCGGGGACTCGGCACTTCGCGGAGTCGGTCGTGGTGGTGACCGCCGGGCTGTGGGGGCGGGCCAGGCCGACCGAGGAGGTGGCGCGGGCGAGCGCCGACCTGGGGCTGCCCGCCGCCGACGAGGCGTTCCGGGCGGCGCTGACCGAGAGCCTGGTCAACCAGCTGATCGGCCTGGCCGCCCGCGCCAGTTGA